The genomic DNA TATCAGCAGAAGCAGCTTGGGGTGATGATTTGGGCTTGTTTTGCAGGCACAGGAGCTGGGAACCTTGTAGTCATTGAGTCAACCATGAACTCCTCTGTATACCAAAGTATTCTAAAGTCAAATGTGAGGCAATTTGCTTGACAGCTGAAGCTTGGCCAAAATTGAGTCGTGCTGTTAACAGGACAAGGATCTCAAGCATACCAGCAAATCTATCACAGAATTGCTGGAAAAGAACAGAATCAATGACTTAGTCAAAGTCCAGACCTCAGCCCAATTGAAATGCTCCACAAGACCTTAAGATAGTTGTGCATAAACAAATGCCAGCAAACTTCAATGAACTGATGTGAGAGACTGATAAAGTCCTACAGAAAATGAAAACTACTTATTGTTGTGAAATGTGGTTCTACAAGCTGTTTACCTGCACTTGGATTGCCCAGATCCGGATTCATTGCTGAGTTGCCTGTTTTCGTTAGGTCAGACACTTTCCCCAGCAATTCTGGCTACTTTtttgtttctctacttttttTGCAATATGTTTGCAATATGGTTGAGCCATTATAGGGCTCAAATCTTGGAGCGAACTTTTATAAACATAAAAGAGGTGTCACTGTTTTAATACAAGTGAATTATAGACATTACTCTTTTACTTGTAATATTATTTCATGTTTGAGTTAAGAACTCGCCTTTCCATTATAAAAGGGGCATTCTGGGAGTATTGCAGGATAGGGCAAGACTTGTATGTCTTCGAAAACCTAGAACCTTCTGTATGCCCAGCAAGTGCTGAGTTATTGAGCTAGGGTCCCTTTCAGATAATTAATAAACAATCCAGCACAATTCTGTGCATATCAATTTAGCTTTAATAACATAATTATTAATGCTTCCTATTACAGACATCTCGTCAGAAACACTGCAACGGTTTTATATGGACTAGTTAGTTTTGTAATGCTTATCAAATCGTTCTGAAATAGCTCTTAATATACTTCCTGGCCTTTTTTGGTATTTATCCCGAAGATTTTCAATTGCAGTCTTTGTCTGTTGAAAGAAGAACAATGGAATACATTGTgttatatcaatatattgcaaaATGGATATTCACAGTTATTCATATATGTGAGGAAAAAGCTGAAGGGATCAGAACCAGCAGAATAAAGAATCCCATTTTTTCCAGTTACAGATGCACAATATGACAATCTTTGTCCCACAATCCTCAAGAGTGACTTTTTCAGCATGGAGGGTTGGGCAAGAGCAGCCAGGGGCAGGAAACTCTACTAGGAAACCGTTCATCTCTCAGTGAATCCAGCCAactgtctttattattattattttaccaagAGCATTATTTGAGAATGGCAGAGATACAACCAAACGTAAGTGCATTGGGCTGCTTGGTACGTAATAGTTTTCCTGTATGGTTGTTACCACCAGTTATGTGAGGAAAATTGCAGAAATGTTATTGAGTTATATTTCACtatgctcagtgctatttttccaggaAAAGAAGTGcctgaacacctccctcgttctctttgaatggcaatgtctgaCAGGGCTAGTTACAAAAAGAACCACTCACCCCCTGGTTCCATGCCTGAAACAGCGCAGCAGGGCATGGGTAAAAATAGCAGAGTAGCATGGAGTCGCATTCACTTGCGGAGttgcaataaatcacacaaacaTCAGAAGTTCTTCAGTAATAGTTTTACTGAGGCTTAAGAGCGTACAGTGCTTACTGAGTCCCCCACTGGGGGAGTGGCCTTGGAGGGACCCTCTGGGGCAAATTCTGGGGCACATGGTGGGGAGAAGAAGTCCTATTGGATGAGCAGATCTTTGTGaaacacaacataaaatgcaTACGTTTTTCGTGGTCTCAACAAGTTACGGAGAGGGAAAGCTGAGTGATGAACATAATGCACAAAAGTCTATATAATGAACCCTCACTCTGGTTGTATAGAATGAGGAAGTCAGTAGGCAGAATGCAATTTATAGAACTGAAAGAGAGAAACCAACAGGAAAGAAATATTCTGCTTTTATACTTCCAAGTGTAGAGTTAACTTACCTTTTCAGCCAGCTCTGCAGCTGTTATATTTGGATCATATGGGATGGGTTCTCCGATATATGTTCTCAGTTTCACTGGAAATCCTCCATACATGGGAAGATAGAGAAGTCGTGTTTTCTCATATAACCATCTTGTCAACCCTATGTACGAAAGGGAAAAGAGTCTGAAATAGAGCGACCCCATATCAAATTTGAAATTAGTTGGCATTCTGAGTTTTTAGCAATTCCGATCAATCCATCCCAGAGATGATATTAAATAATTtgagtgcatttttttaaagagacagcaCAACTTTTGCAGATAAGTGTACATAAGTTTGCATTAAATAAACTGCTAGTAGATAcgaaatagatttttttatttaaaaaaatcattgcataTTATTATAATGTTTATTTCCTGATATCAGATCTCTGGATCAACGCAGAAATATAAGATATTTAGCTCACTTGTCTTTCCAATGTTCCTGAATATTTCACCACAGTTTTGTGTAAAAATAGGGATGATGGGCTgaaagaataaaagaagaaataaaaaatcaaaagaaaGGTGAGAACTGGAGAATTACTGCACCCCAACCACCCCACCTTTATTTTGGTTAAGGATTAGGAAGAATGCTTTGCATTTGGCAATATAATGATTAGCCAGACACACTTCAGAATTCCTGACATATCTATTCAAATATCGCACATGAAAAAACTGCTCTTCAGGTTTTCAGGAatataaaaggaaaagaaaaaaaaagacatttttcttttagaattccattgatttcagcactTACTTTTAAagtaggggtgggaaacctgtggcactccagatatcATTTGACCCCAAAACTGGATATTTGCCATCCTCTGCTTTTTAGGCTGCTTATGTCTTGTGGATCATTCCATATCAAGCATCCAACATTACACATGAAACGAGTCTGAAAACATTTATTCTTCCATTATTTATACTTCACACCTAACGATTTTTAAGAGCATTTGTTGCACAAGTTTCATTTTTTGTCAAAGTATAAGTGCGGCCAGTTGCAGTCCTTTGTTTGAGCCGTATTAGAACTTGTGCTCGCCCCACCTTAAGTACATGCCAACTAGATGGTTAAACGAATGATGATGCTGGGCCTGGCAGGTGTATGCAGGTCATAGTTGCTTCTTCACTTTCATAGTCCATTGGCAGCACGTAGGTCAGCCACCATGTTTTATTGTATTCACAGGTCACATACCCAATTATCTCAGCCATATCCAGAGATCTTGTACCTCCTTCAGTGTAGCACTTCTCACTCTCATTGCTAATGGTGTACACTTTGGTCAATGAAATGCTTGTGTTCCCTTGATCACTTTCACTCTTTCAAAGAGTCATTTTAggaacatttcttcttttctgtacTCCTCATTTGTTGAAAATAAGATCTGGATAGAAGGGATGCTATCTTGGCACCAGTTAAACAGTTCCAGCAGTGGCATAATTTTGTTTGATATGTATTTTGCTTCAATGTTCATGAAATGAAGTACTAACAATAattcttttaaagtgtttttgtGTAGTACGGCAACACCAAAatggtcattaaaaaaaagaaattcaaagccTCATAACTCACGAATGGGATAAGAAATTTTAGATTTAAACCTAGTTTTGATAATTCAACAAATGTACAAAATATTGGGAAATTGGATGGCATTAGGTAAAAACGTTGGATCACTTGGTATAGAATGACCGTTATCTAGGAAAACCGTGAGGACAATgcaatgttcctgtatgcttCACAAATGTTCTCTGTAAATATAGGGATGGTGGGctaaaagaataaaatcaaaaatcaaaaggaAGCTGATAACTGGAGAATTACTTCACCCCAACCGCCCCACCTTTATTTTGGTTAAGGACTCGGAATAATGCTCCACATGTGGCATTACAATGACAAGCCAGACATAACTGACTTCAAATTGCACATGCTATTCCCCAGATTGTTAATAATTGAAGAGGGGGaaagctatttttctttttaaatgtaattgagatcaatagcttaaaaaaaaaaaaacaggaaggaaATACTTGGAACTCCAGATATCATTTGACCCCCCCATGCAGGATATTTGCCACCATCAACTATTTAGGatgctaaatcaggggtgtcaacACAGACGTCATATCCAGGATAATTGTGAGGGCAATGCAAATTGCCCAAAGATCACTCACCACTTTTGCTTCCAAAGCTATCCGAGCGAAACCTGTGCGTTTACCCCACATTATGTTGTAGTCATTACTAAAGTTTGCTTCTCTACCTCCACCAGGTGCAAGGCCCAGTAAATTGCCTTTCTTCAAAATTTCCACACATTCATCTTTACTGAAATCTTTCAACCTGATCGCATCAAAAAATGTTTTCCACCCTGAAAAAATAAGccaaaaatagtaaaaaaaaacacaaccccacaTCTTATATACCTCTTATTTAGGAAATATTGTGGATGGTATACAGGTGTCATTATTCCCGGATCACAATCATAGTTCTTTGCCAATCCTTTTCAAGTAGGATTTCGTGGAAGTGCTGAGGTGGCCACCTTTTTAGACATGTGTTGCACAAGTCAAGTCAGAATGGCATTTAAGTTTGCATTATGATAAAAATACAGACCACAGTGTCTTGCTGCATGCACAGAGAGACAGATACAAACATGGCACAGATGAGCCCATGCTGGTTGAGACCTGCCTACACCCACAGAAGTCCATCTTTTCATGCACAGATAAGTGGGTGGAGATTATATGCTGCATTAATTCTCCCTATGGAATGCCCCCCAGAcagtgctactggacatttttggGCTCTgtacttccttccttctttatttAAATGACCCTTTGTTGGGTCATAGTTCCTTGCTGTGGCTGCTGTGTGCATGCAGAGGAAGATGATATGGGGACAGTGGCAGTGGAGGGCCATGAACACTACAGCCATGGGGCCACATGTGTTTGATTGCAGTGTCACATGGGGGCTTGATTGTGTGTGGAAGTGCTTGATTGACCATGTGTTTGGGTGGGGCCATGTTTTCTGGTATCTTTGTAGCTGAAGAAATCATCAAGTTGGAGACCCAATTTCCTACAGCTTGTCCTATTCTGGCATTAAAGTCAGCAGCAATTATATGCAGTTACAGCACAGAAATCAGATGTCACATTATCCAGATGGCCCCATTTTTAGATCCTGAAGAAGAATGTAGACAGTTGTACAACTAAACACCAAATTTCTGCATCGTAGCACAGGAATTGCCTTGTGATTactagagtaaaaaaaaaagaaaagttctctCATAGCTGTTTTGAGGTCAGATAAGGTAATCCTGCAATCTGTGATCATGGGCCAAAAGATCCAGGTTGACATGCTTTACTGGAAACATAGCCTGATTCAAATAAGATGCCTGAAACATTATTGGAAGAGGAGGTTGAGGCTGTAAATGGCCAAAAGCAAGTCTGCAGTTTCCAACTTCCTTTTGTGTGAACACTCCATTTCATTCTGGGCTCATCCATTCATGTAACTCAGATGGGAATCAGTCAGGACAGCTTGTCACTGGGAAATGAAGTGAGGCATGCTTTGAGAGGATTGCCCCAACAGCATAGGTAGGGTACAACGAAATATTAACACTTGGTTAAGAGATTTATTTTGGCTTATATTCCCCATAGTCACATCCATCATGATTTTCCTCATTTTTATCGCTATAAaattgttgggcttttggttttaactggaataataataataataataataataataataataataataataatttattatttgtaccccacccatctggctgggtctccccagccactctgggcggcttccaccaaacattaaaatatatttaaaatatcacagtttaaaaacttccctaaacagggctgtcttcaggtattttctgaatgtcaggtggttgtttattcccttgacttctgatgggagggcgttccacagggcgggcgccactaccgagaaggccctctgcctggttccctgtagctttgcttcttgcagtgagggaaccgacagaaggcccttggtgctggatctcagtgtccgggctgaatgatgggggtggagacgctccttcaggtatacaggaccgaggccgattggggctttaaaggtcagcaccaacactttgaattgtgctcagaaacgtactgggagccaatgtagatctctctcaggaccggtgttatgtggtcccggcggccactcccagtcaccagtctagctgccgcattctggattaattgcagtttccaggtcaccttcaaaggtagccccagatAGAgcgcattgttgttgttgttattcagtcgttcagtcgtgtccgactcttcgtgaccccatggaccagagcacgccaggcacgcctatcattcactgcctcccgcagtttggccaaactcatgttagtagcttcgagaacactgtccaaccatctcatcctctgtcgtccccttctcctcgttccctccatctttcccaacatcagggtcttttccagggagtcttctcttctcatgaggtggccaaagtactggagcctcagcctcaggatctgtccttccagtgagcactcagggccgatttccttgagaatggataggtttgatcttcttgcagtccatgggactctcaagagtctcctccagcaccataattcaaaagcatcaattcttcggcgatcagccttcttgatggtccagctctca from Lacerta agilis isolate rLacAgi1 chromosome 7, rLacAgi1.pri, whole genome shotgun sequence includes the following:
- the LOC117049990 gene encoding transmembrane protein 68-like isoform X2; translation: MEHLPKGPGVIIFYHSVTTTDYNFLVAKILKEQQRLCYSVIDHALYRIPGWKTFFDAIRLKDFSKDECVEILKKGNLLGLAPGGGREANFSNDYNIMWGKRTGFARIALEAKVPIIPIFTQNCGEIFRNIGKTRLTRWLYEKTRLLYLPMYGGFPVKLRTYIGEPIPYDPNITAAELAEKTKTAIENLRDKYQKRPGSILRAISERFDKHYKTN
- the LOC117049990 gene encoding transmembrane protein 68-like isoform X1, producing the protein MSWFSQILENWISYPYLEEYLTSLVHPWWILKLLILLYSPLICSLSFFWALSFLLQIYRKMNNQQESDDSKIWEKPRKLIAQVLHIAGKIWYGYEVIGMEHLPKGPGVIIFYHSVTTTDYNFLVAKILKEQQRLCYSVIDHALYRIPGWKTFFDAIRLKDFSKDECVEILKKGNLLGLAPGGGREANFSNDYNIMWGKRTGFARIALEAKVPIIPIFTQNCGEIFRNIGKTRLTRWLYEKTRLLYLPMYGGFPVKLRTYIGEPIPYDPNITAAELAEKTKTAIENLRDKYQKRPGSILRAISERFDKHYKTN